Below is a window of Populus alba chromosome 2, ASM523922v2, whole genome shotgun sequence DNA.
GTTCTGTTGTTCTTCAAGATAGAGAAAGTGAGACGGAGTCATCAAAGAATCCTACAAGAAGAAGATCCAAGAGGACTAAGAGCTTGttagagcatcatcatcaatatcatCAACAAAGACCCAGGCAAGAGCAAGAGAACAACATCATAATAAAGAAGCTTGAATTCAAGAAAATGGCCACTATTAAGGCGGCAGCTGAGTCCTCGTGGGGTCATGAACCCGAACCGGTGAGTTCAATTTCTGGCACTACAACAGAAGAAGATGTCGCTTTCTGTCTTGTGATGCTTTCAAGAGACAAATGGAAGAGAAAACAACAGGGGAATCAAGAAGAAGAACAGGAACTTGAAGAGGAATTAGCAGAAGCTGAAACAGACGATTCTGATGAGTTCAAATCTTGCAAGACAAAAACTAGAGGGAAGTACAAATGTGAAACATGCAACAAGGTGTTTAAATCTTATCAAGCTTTAGGTGGGCATAGAGCAAGTCACAAGAAACTCAAGGTTTATACACCAAGTAACGAACCAAAATTGGAGCCAACAGAAAATGCAGGTGCTTCTACTTCTTTGCCACAGAAGAAAACCCACGAATGTCCATTTTGTTTTAGAGTATTTTCATCCGGGCAAGCTCTTGGTGGCCACAAAAGATCTCATTTAATCGGTGTAGCAGCTTCTTCAAGTACTCCTGCGAGAAGTTCCACAAAGATTGGAGACAATAATTGGGGTTTCATAGATCTTAATCTTCCGGCTCccgttgatgatgatgatgatattagcCAAGTTGATCAGCTCTCTGCTGTGTCTGATGCAGAATTTGTTAACTACGTCAAACGGTGAATATCTTGCTTAATCTTAGTATGGTCTACACAAGAACCGGGTTTGATCCAAAAAAGGAAGAagtttttttctacttttacgTTTTTGCAGGATCTAAAACTATGCAAATTTGCTTGGGTCAATTGAGTTACATGTTTCTTGTTAATCTCAAGACTATTTCTTACAgtgattcattttattttattttgtactgTCTTCCTGTTCTGTTTCTGTAACGAACTGATGATGAGTTAAATCAGCATCCACGAATGGAGGAAACTGAACAGTTTTTACATAAACTAAGCTgttctttttcttataatttagcGTTACAAATTCTGGGTTTTGTTATTCttggtgtttatttttgttttgatgaagTGCTACGCGTCCTTGTGACTACTGATGGCTGTTTCTGTTCAAAGTTCCAGCTGTTTCACAGGTCATTTTCTTAACTTGAAAATAGTCAGAAAGTTTGATCATAGACCTTTAtttaacctctttttttttttctaattcattaataaattctGCCTTATGGAACTGTTTCATTTCATGAcaattcttttctaatttttcctCCCTCTCTCAGCATTTTCTTGCTGCTTCTCTGTCTCTGTCTGAAACAGTTTCAAGCTTTTTCTTAACAGATCTGCTGAACTATTACCAGAGAGGGTGTATCATAAActattataatttgataaattacattttatatcATAAACTTATAAATATACACGTTAATACTTCATGTCATTGGAAATCAGATAAAGacatttcatatttaatatagCTAGTTGTGCAAGtattttactattaatattatcactaaaaaaattcaacataaattatgtaattatttatatgacttcattgttttcatttaataattaaaaaaaaaacccctaattTAAGTATTGCAAGTTTGCCATCAattctactttattttttttaaaaaaaaaaaatagccacgACCCTCTTTAACCCGAAACCGAGATCTATAACAACATAGAAACCTAAAGAAATCATAATCAACGGTTGCCTAACAATTATGCCATCCCCTCCAAACCGACTCcagaaagcataaaaaaattgatgtcaagCCCACctcaaaattatttcaatttctcatatattttaatgttaactagtttttttctcGGGTTTTCCCTACAGATCTTCTCATTAACTGAAGAAAAATGTACGGATGTGGAAAGGGAGGCAAGGGTCTAGGAAAAGGAGGAGCCAAGCATGTTCGTGATAACCTTCAA
It encodes the following:
- the LOC118042280 gene encoding zinc finger protein ZAT9 codes for the protein MEKHKCKLCFKSFSNGRALGGHMRSHMLNLPIPPKQEDQFPDIEVSEDTESTSSSEEEAEEGQEEEEKAVFYGLRENPKRCTRLVDPEFSFAAVDAGSVVLQDRESETESSKNPTRRRSKRTKSLLEHHHQYHQQRPRQEQENNIIIKKLEFKKMATIKAAAESSWGHEPEPVSSISGTTTEEDVAFCLVMLSRDKWKRKQQGNQEEEQELEEELAEAETDDSDEFKSCKTKTRGKYKCETCNKVFKSYQALGGHRASHKKLKVYTPSNEPKLEPTENAGASTSLPQKKTHECPFCFRVFSSGQALGGHKRSHLIGVAASSSTPARSSTKIGDNNWGFIDLNLPAPVDDDDDISQVDQLSAVSDAEFVNYVKR